The genomic stretch CTATACACGGTACTATCGATAACTTTTTGTCCTTCACCTGCAAGTGATGATGCCTCATGGGCCGAGTCCGATACCTGTCCAGGCGATAATTTTTTCAGCCAGTAATATAGCCGATGAACCGGTAGGTTCTGTTTTTGACACCAGGCAACCTTTGATAGTCCACTGTTTTTATAGTCTTGAATATAAGCTTCCCATTCTTTCTTTAATAGGTGTTTTTCCATAAAAAAACCTCCACATGTAGTATGTAAGGAGATTATCTCATGGGTTATTTACAAGTGGCAGGTGTGGAATATTTGACGCTTACCATCATGTCGTATTCAAATGCGAAAATTATCGAGTTTACAGAGGAAGGGGCAAAAGAAACTTCGCTGGAAGAAACCAATCATTATCGTATCATGAAACAATTTTTTGAGGATAAAGACAGATTGTTGCATCATTTATTAAATCTATAATCTTCTCAATCATCTATTGTTATGACATTCAACCTGTTATTTTCTAAGTTTGCTTTTTAGTGTTTCTTACAGGCTGAATCTCTATTCAACACATAGTAAAATATTTCCATACCTATTCTACTCGTTTTTTCCTTTGCCTAACA from Aneurinibacillus migulanus encodes the following:
- the tnpA gene encoding IS66 family insertion sequence element accessory protein TnpA — protein: MEKHLLKKEWEAYIQDYKNSGLSKVAWCQKQNLPVHRLYYWLKKLSPGQVSDSAHEASSLAGEGQKVIDSTVY